The Pseudomonas sp. R4-35-07 nucleotide sequence CCAGTTTTATCCCAAGGTAGTCCTTGTTTGACTACTCCAGCTGCTTCGCCGACCCATTCTAAGTAATGGACAAGATGGGGAATTTGCTTTTCCTCATTAAGAGTATCGATAAGTTCGCTTAGGAAAGAGATGTCATGGGTCAAGACTATAACTTGGCGGTTAGCCGCTTCCTCCACGAGACGTTTTGCCACGAGGCGTCGCCTTACATGATCTAACGAGGAAACAGGGTCATCAAATATGATCCCCCCTCGATGCTCTGATAGTTTAAGCTCAGCCAAGAATGCACCTAGTGATACAGCACGCTGCTCACCCTCACTCAGTACGTGCTCAATTTTCTTTGCCGCTGGAAGATCTAACAGCAGAGTAAACTTTACAGTCCCACGATCGACTCGTTCTTTTAGCTTCGTCTTAATGTGCCCAATGCCGAGCTTTGTAAACTCTTCATCAAGTGCTTTTCGTAACGAGTCGGTGATAATTTTCCCTGCAATTTCCTTAGACTTCGCAGACAAAACCCTAGGATTCAAATCGGCCTTACAGGTTTCGAGTTTAGCTCGATAAATTACCCTATCGTGCAGCGCTAAGATTGCTTCTGTTAGAGGCACAAGCAGCCGCCTAGCTTTAAGCTCAACCAGTTCTTCAGATAGCTTCTTTAACTTTTCTGGATCTGAAGCTCTTTTATATACTCGCCCTTTCCAAATTTTACTGGCAGCAAATTGCCTCAATTCAGCCACTGGACTTTTAGCCAGCTTTGGAACCACTTCCCATTCTAAGGATTTTGCGGCCTCAAGCATCCATACTTTGTATGCATCTAGCTGTTTCTGATACAACTCTAAATTTCCTACTAGATTCGCTGACGCACCCTCCAACTCTACAGCCAATGCTTGATTAAGCCCAAAGTCAAAACTTGAACGATCTATCTGATCTAAAATTTTTTCTAATGCAGCTTTTTTTTCAGATGCTACCTTGGTGGCATTTTCGCTAATGAAATTATTGAAGCGCTGCATTCTACCGATTACAGACTTAGCCGGTTGTTGGCAGAGTACACATGCAGCTCCCTCACCTTCGCTTGGAAAGTCATGCCCAACATAAGCAACTTCAATTGAATATTTTTTCGCAGCTAGGAACAACTCTTTCCAAATGGTCTCCCCCGTACCGGGCAACAGCTCATCCTCAGCCCTAAGCAGTAGTGCAGCCGCGTCAACTCCCGCCTTGGCATCGGCTGACTCCTTGGCGAAACGCTGCAATTTTTCCAATGCTTTTTGAGTAGTGAATTTCTCTTTTTCCTTGATTGTTTTCGCCAAACTTTTGATATGGGATGCAGAAGTTTTCAGGCTTTGAAACTTGAGTATCGGGTCTGGCTCAGCAATTGCTAGTTCCAGCTCACCAAGCCGCTCAACCTCCTCCGACGACAGTGTTCCCAATCGAGATATTTCATCTCGGTTGGTGTCCTCGCCAAATCCCTGAAAAAGCTTGCCCACAGCACTTTTTTTATCGAAGCCTGAAAGAATATCAAGTGACACTTCGACACTATTGAGTTCTTCGTTCAAGAGCGCTAGCACTTCTGGTACAACTTTACCCGCGAGAGCTTCCACAACATCTAAGCCGCGAGGTAGATAAGCCGCATCGCCTTCGAGGAGGTAGGCGTTGGCGCAAAATGAGTCAAAGACGCTGACGTAGGACAGCTCGGGAGGTGCTACTGAGCCACTGGTCCAATGGAAACTCTTTACGTCCCCATTCAGGCACGCCGTAAACGTCGCCCTAGGCTTTCCACCTGGTACTCCAGCCTTGGTCACATCGCCAAGAATATCCCCTCCCCTATCACGCGCTCGACAAGCATGCTTCAGAACTCGCGCATACCCTGACTTTCCTGCGCCATTGCCTCCATAAATCACCGTGACTCCCTTCTCCGAGAATGGGAGCGTTTGTCCCGGCA carries:
- a CDS encoding AAA family ATPase; protein product: MSILNDVLLWSEKDLSLWLRDAARRLLLNQQLDLQDFRDLYALLKHDKGIEIPGGLKAVPLSADHIPAGGEAAFSVTLHSMSNLQNVNRIMPGQTLPFSEKGVTVIYGGNGAGKSGYARVLKHACRARDRGGDILGDVTKAGVPGGKPRATFTACLNGDVKSFHWTSGSVAPPELSYVSVFDSFCANAYLLEGDAAYLPRGLDVVEALAGKVVPEVLALLNEELNSVEVSLDILSGFDKKSAVGKLFQGFGEDTNRDEISRLGTLSSEEVERLGELELAIAEPDPILKFQSLKTSASHIKSLAKTIKEKEKFTTQKALEKLQRFAKESADAKAGVDAAALLLRAEDELLPGTGETIWKELFLAAKKYSIEVAYVGHDFPSEGEGAACVLCQQPAKSVIGRMQRFNNFISENATKVASEKKAALEKILDQIDRSSFDFGLNQALAVELEGASANLVGNLELYQKQLDAYKVWMLEAAKSLEWEVVPKLAKSPVAELRQFAASKIWKGRVYKRASDPEKLKKLSEELVELKARRLLVPLTEAILALHDRVIYRAKLETCKADLNPRVLSAKSKEIAGKIITDSLRKALDEEFTKLGIGHIKTKLKERVDRGTVKFTLLLDLPAAKKIEHVLSEGEQRAVSLGAFLAELKLSEHRGGIIFDDPVSSLDHVRRRLVAKRLVEEAANRQVIVLTHDISFLSELIDTLNEEKQIPHLVHYLEWVGEAAGVVKQGLPWDKTGYKERVKQLGDRAKKMEPWPIYPGEDLVRDVRLLYSDIRSTVERVVEDVVLNGIVTRFSDMVGVGNLHKITGLRKQDADDIVALWKKGHRITEAHFQAPNKEMPVANLDEIKNDIESIQRLADNVNKFRVKPIEV